The following coding sequences lie in one Garciella nitratireducens DSM 15102 genomic window:
- a CDS encoding ATP-dependent metallopeptidase FtsH/Yme1/Tma family protein, with product MKKYSFFIAVCIFFLFTILIVGYLYLQPEPKDMSYPTFVAQLEKGQVKEIIIKNDTFLEVKMKDHSLYQVPNPQSESMKEYFLLNGATVKNNKVNENLIIQILFMTGILGIGFFSYKKVMSKDKIQLIDVNNQKEKNKSICSFDHIAGNEEAKHMVKDIIDFIKDPDKYAKLGAKMPRGILLYGPPGTGKTLMAKAIAGESNVPFYAVSGSDFVQMYVGVGASRIRQLFKRAKKSQKAVIFIDEIDAIGKKRSPGLDQGNDERDQTLNALLTEMSGFHDNEGIVVIAATNRLDTLDEALLRPGRFDRLIEIGLPDINARHRILKLYLENKPMEKDIDLDKLARETVCFSGAMLENLVNEAAILAANQNSIKIQQKHLDQAFYHIIAGNEKKDRSSINQEDLSITAYHESGHALATKLLLPENKISKVTIIPSTRGYGGFNINIPKDRLYKTKQYILNDIKVLLAGRAAEELIFGSENITTGASNDIEKASQQIKEYIMKFGMDGELGLFNNDAANLNADSILLEKCRSYMKNLYKEVKHLLNTNIDLLHRITKELIAKETLNEEDIQILCEK from the coding sequence ATGAAAAAATACTCTTTTTTTATAGCAGTTTGTATTTTTTTTCTATTTACTATTTTAATTGTAGGATATCTTTATTTACAACCTGAACCTAAAGATATGAGTTATCCTACCTTTGTCGCTCAACTAGAAAAGGGACAAGTAAAGGAAATCATCATTAAAAATGATACTTTTTTAGAGGTAAAAATGAAAGACCATTCTTTATATCAAGTACCTAATCCCCAGAGTGAATCTATGAAGGAATACTTTTTATTAAATGGAGCTACAGTAAAAAACAATAAAGTAAACGAAAATCTCATTATTCAAATTTTATTTATGACAGGAATTTTAGGAATAGGTTTTTTTTCCTATAAAAAAGTAATGTCTAAGGATAAAATCCAATTGATCGATGTAAATAATCAAAAGGAAAAAAATAAGTCTATTTGTTCCTTTGATCATATTGCTGGAAATGAGGAAGCAAAACATATGGTAAAAGACATTATTGACTTTATCAAAGATCCTGATAAATACGCAAAATTAGGAGCTAAAATGCCCAGAGGGATCCTCCTGTATGGTCCTCCCGGAACTGGAAAAACCTTAATGGCCAAAGCCATTGCTGGAGAATCTAATGTTCCTTTTTATGCAGTATCTGGCTCAGATTTTGTGCAAATGTATGTAGGCGTTGGTGCTAGCAGAATTCGACAATTATTTAAAAGAGCAAAAAAATCTCAAAAAGCTGTCATTTTTATAGATGAAATTGATGCCATCGGTAAAAAAAGAAGTCCAGGGCTAGATCAAGGGAATGATGAAAGAGACCAAACCTTAAATGCTCTATTAACCGAAATGTCAGGATTTCATGATAATGAAGGAATTGTAGTCATAGCTGCTACCAATCGATTAGATACCCTGGATGAAGCTCTTCTTCGTCCCGGAAGATTTGATCGTTTAATCGAAATAGGTCTTCCAGATATTAATGCCCGCCATAGAATTTTAAAATTATATTTAGAAAACAAGCCCATGGAAAAAGATATTGATTTAGATAAATTAGCGCGAGAAACGGTTTGTTTTAGTGGTGCAATGTTAGAAAATTTAGTCAATGAAGCAGCTATCTTAGCTGCGAATCAAAACAGTATAAAAATCCAGCAAAAACATCTAGATCAAGCATTTTATCATATTATCGCAGGAAATGAGAAAAAAGATAGAAGTTCTATCAATCAAGAAGATCTATCCATTACTGCCTATCATGAAAGTGGCCATGCTCTCGCTACCAAACTTTTATTACCAGAAAATAAAATTAGCAAGGTAACTATTATTCCTAGTACAAGAGGCTATGGAGGTTTTAATATTAATATTCCTAAGGATCGGCTTTATAAGACAAAACAATATATCTTAAACGATATTAAAGTACTTTTAGCGGGAAGAGCTGCTGAAGAATTGATTTTTGGATCTGAAAACATTACAACAGGAGCTTCTAATGATATTGAAAAAGCTTCGCAACAAATAAAAGAATATATTATGAAATTTGGTATGGATGGTGAGTTAGGTTTATTTAATAACGATGCTGCAAACCTAAATGCTGATTCTATTCTACTAGAAAAATGTAGAAGTTATATGAAAAATTTATATAAAGAAGTAAAACATCTACTAAATACTAATATAGATCTCCTGCATAGAATAACAAAAGAACTTATCGCAAAAGAGACTCTAAATGAAGAAGATATACAAATTCTTTGTGAAAAATAA
- a CDS encoding DsrE/DsrF/DrsH-like family protein, which translates to MPKKVLIIGGVAGGASTAARLRRMDENAEIILFEKGEHISFANCGLPYYIGGVIEEREKLLIQTPEKFQKRFRVEVKVKNEVIKIDREKKEVEVKELESGRIYREFYDVLVLSPGSIPLHPPIEGIDSPNIFTLWNIPDSDRIKEFIEQKKPKRVAVIGGGFIGLEMAENLYHQGMDVSIIEMADQVMAPMDFEMAQIVHQHIKSKDVKVYLKDGVESFEHKDGLTILKLQSGTKIEVDLVLLSIGVRPQSELAKDAGLKVNERGGIIVDSMLRTSDPSIYAVGDAIEVVDFINGSKTMVPLAGPANKQGRIVANNIVGRKEEYKGSQGTSIAKIFDLTVASTGNNEKQLNKLGMRLNKDYKVSLIHANSNASYYPGSIPMTIKLIFDLSGKVLGAQIVGYNGVDKRIDVLATSIRLGANIYDLKELELAYAPPYSSAKDPVHMVAFHAENILKGDLDVILWNELQRLQKEDVIFLDVREPIERELGFIENSINIPLHQLRDRLKELDPNKLIIPYCAVGLRGYIASRILTQNGFKKVKNLSGGYTTYKTIFSKNDQKSVEDRTSFIENFKENGGTMVSEKSEKIIKLNACGLSCPGPIMKVFEKIKELDDEDVLEVSATDPGFMSDIKIWCERTGNILLKTEKREKEFIAFVKKKAHSQISLKENTKKNISPVDFSPNEDKTIVVFSGDLDKAIASFVIANGAASMGRKVTMFFTFWGLNILRRPEKIKLKKAFLDKMFGIMMPRGSKKLKLSKMNMAGMGPKMIRRVMEDKNISSLEELIQSAKDSGIRMIACNMSMDVMGIKKEELIDGVEIGGVATYLGAAEESNVNLFI; encoded by the coding sequence ATGCCTAAAAAAGTATTGATTATTGGAGGAGTAGCTGGGGGAGCAAGTACAGCTGCAAGATTGCGTAGAATGGATGAAAATGCAGAAATTATTCTATTTGAAAAGGGAGAACATATTTCTTTTGCTAATTGTGGATTGCCTTATTATATTGGAGGGGTAATTGAAGAAAGAGAAAAATTACTTATACAAACGCCAGAGAAATTTCAAAAAAGATTTCGGGTAGAAGTTAAGGTAAAAAATGAAGTTATAAAAATCGATAGAGAGAAAAAGGAAGTAGAAGTAAAAGAGTTAGAATCTGGAAGAATTTATCGGGAATTTTATGATGTTTTAGTTCTTTCTCCAGGTTCTATTCCTCTTCATCCACCCATTGAAGGAATTGATAGTCCAAATATTTTTACACTATGGAATATCCCTGATAGCGATCGAATCAAAGAATTTATAGAGCAGAAAAAACCTAAAAGAGTTGCTGTAATTGGTGGAGGTTTCATTGGATTAGAAATGGCGGAGAATTTATATCATCAGGGAATGGATGTATCTATTATAGAGATGGCAGATCAAGTAATGGCACCAATGGATTTTGAGATGGCTCAAATTGTCCATCAACATATCAAGTCAAAGGATGTAAAAGTTTATTTAAAGGATGGAGTAGAGAGTTTTGAGCATAAAGATGGACTGACCATTTTGAAACTACAAAGTGGAACAAAGATAGAAGTAGATTTAGTGCTTCTTTCCATTGGAGTAAGACCTCAAAGTGAACTAGCGAAAGATGCAGGTTTGAAAGTGAATGAAAGGGGAGGCATTATTGTAGATTCTATGCTAAGGACTTCGGATCCAAGCATTTATGCCGTTGGAGATGCAATAGAAGTAGTGGATTTTATAAATGGATCCAAAACTATGGTTCCTCTGGCAGGGCCAGCTAATAAGCAAGGAAGAATTGTAGCAAATAATATTGTAGGAAGAAAAGAAGAATATAAAGGAAGCCAGGGAACATCTATTGCTAAGATTTTTGATCTTACAGTAGCATCTACTGGAAATAATGAAAAACAATTAAATAAATTGGGAATGCGGTTAAACAAAGATTATAAAGTTTCTTTGATTCATGCTAATTCTAATGCTAGTTATTATCCTGGATCAATTCCAATGACCATAAAACTTATTTTTGATTTATCAGGAAAAGTATTAGGAGCACAGATCGTTGGATACAATGGGGTAGATAAGCGGATTGATGTGCTGGCAACCTCTATACGTTTGGGAGCTAACATCTATGATTTAAAAGAATTAGAGCTAGCTTATGCTCCTCCTTATTCTTCTGCAAAGGATCCAGTTCATATGGTTGCTTTTCATGCTGAAAATATTCTTAAGGGAGATTTAGATGTAATACTATGGAATGAATTACAAAGATTACAAAAAGAAGATGTCATTTTTTTAGATGTACGAGAACCTATAGAAAGAGAATTAGGATTTATTGAAAATTCGATCAATATCCCTTTACATCAATTAAGAGATCGATTGAAAGAATTAGATCCAAACAAACTCATCATTCCTTATTGTGCTGTTGGCTTAAGGGGATATATTGCAAGTCGTATTTTAACGCAAAATGGATTTAAAAAAGTTAAGAATTTAAGTGGAGGATATACTACTTATAAAACGATATTTTCAAAGAATGATCAAAAAAGTGTAGAGGATAGAACTTCTTTTATTGAAAATTTTAAGGAGAATGGAGGAACAATGGTATCTGAGAAATCAGAAAAAATCATAAAACTTAATGCTTGTGGGCTTTCTTGTCCTGGACCGATTATGAAAGTATTTGAGAAGATAAAAGAATTGGATGATGAGGATGTTCTAGAAGTAAGTGCTACTGATCCTGGTTTTATGAGTGATATCAAAATTTGGTGTGAACGAACAGGGAATATTTTATTAAAAACTGAAAAAAGGGAAAAAGAATTTATAGCTTTTGTAAAAAAGAAAGCTCATTCACAAATTTCTTTGAAAGAAAATACAAAGAAAAACATATCTCCTGTTGATTTTTCACCCAATGAAGATAAAACTATTGTAGTATTTAGTGGAGATTTAGATAAGGCGATTGCTTCTTTTGTAATTGCTAATGGAGCAGCTTCAATGGGAAGAAAGGTTACCATGTTTTTTACTTTCTGGGGACTCAATATTTTAAGAAGGCCAGAAAAAATAAAGCTAAAAAAAGCATTTTTAGATAAAATGTTTGGAATCATGATGCCAAGAGGAAGTAAAAAATTAAAATTATCCAAAATGAATATGGCAGGTATGGGACCTAAGATGATCCGAAGGGTTATGGAAGATAAAAATATTTCATCCTTGGAAGAATTAATTCAATCTGCTAAAGATTCAGGAATTCGAATGATAGCTTGTAATATGTCTATGGATGTTATGGGAATTAAAAAGGAAGAATTAATTGATGGAGTAGAAATAGGAGGAGTGGCTACCTATTTAGGAGCAGCTGAAGAATCCAATGTAAATTTATTTATTTAA